In one Amaranthus tricolor cultivar Red isolate AtriRed21 chromosome 8, ASM2621246v1, whole genome shotgun sequence genomic region, the following are encoded:
- the LOC130821635 gene encoding uncharacterized protein LOC130821635, whose protein sequence is MGERQVLNKYYAPDFDPAKIPRRRQPKNQNHQMIVRMMLPMSILCTTCGNFIYRDNKFNSRMEDVIDTYLGIRIFRFYFKCTKCSAEFTIKTDPQNADYVVEAGAIQNFEPRRDTDENSDQDKRKRDAEEIGDPLKSLENKIETPRENVVGSKIDIMSAVDELKSIKSRYAPVTTEDMLKASQRIHIRTRGDQEKMLDQQDEALIQSIFGGTNLKHHVIDYDDDDDDCENEIKLPIDCKKPMLQPGAPSFVVKNKAAIKPGDREPVKNQDFNNNGDSNSNALL, encoded by the exons ATGGGAGAAAGGCAGGTGCTGAACAAATACTACGCTCCTGATTTTGATCCTGCGAAAATCCCTAGACGAAGGCAacccaaaaatcaaaatcatcaaaTGATTGTTCGTATGATGTTGCCTATGAGCATTTTGTGCACTACTTGTGGCAATTTCATCTACAGAGATAACAAATTTAATTCACGAATGGAGGATGTGATTGACACATATTTGGGAATTCGAATCTTCAGATTTTACTTCAAATGTACCAAGTGTTCTGCTGAGTTTACAATCAAAACAGACCCCCAAAACGCAGACTATGTTGTTGAGGCCGGTGCCATACAAAACTTTGAACCACGGCGGGATACAGATGAGAATTCTGATCAGGATAAACGGAAACGAGATGCTGAAGAGATTGGAGATCCATTGAAATCATTGGAGAACAAAATAGAAACTCCAAGAGAGAATGTTGTAGGCAGCA AAATTGATATAATGTCAGCCGTTGATGAACTGAAATCCATCAAGTCAAGGTATGCCCCTGTCACTACGGAAGATATGCTAAAGGCCTCGCAGCGCATTCACATTCGCACTCGTGGGGATCAGGAGAAAATGCTTGATCAACAGGATGAGGCCCTTATTCAATCCATATTTGGAGGGACTAACCTTAAACACCATGTGATTGAttatgatgatgacgatgatgactGTGAAAATGAGATTAAGTTACCAATTGACTGTAAAAAGCCTATGTTGCAGCCTGGAGCACCGAGTTTCGTGGTGAAAAACAAAGCAGCTATAAAACCAGGTGACAGAGAGCCTGTGAAGAACCAAGATTTCAACAATAATGGTGATAGTAATAGTAATGCACTTCTGTGA
- the LOC130821634 gene encoding uncharacterized mitochondrial protein AtMg00810-like → MHAELQALQTNNTWDLVSLPLKRKLLGSNGFIRRRSSVTKMTTVHYIIILATASINRLIAHLHNTVNSKDLGPLSIFFGIEITYLPDGSAPTQRKYTTKLIRDAGIPITKPVTTPHPIILKLQHNDNSPLFSDSTCILS, encoded by the exons ATGCATGCTGAACTCCAGGCTTTACAAACTAATAACACATGGGATCTTGTTTCTTTACCCCTGAAAAGAAAGCTATTGGGTTCAAATGGGTTTATAAG GAGACGTTCTTCAGTAACCAAGATGACTACAGTCCATTATATCATTATTTTAGCTACTG CTTCCATCAACCGCCTCATTGCTCATCTTCATAATACAGTCAATAGTAAAGATCTTGGCCCTCTTAGCATTTTCTTTGGTATTGAGATCACTTACTTACCAGATGGTAGTGCCCCAACACAGAGGAAATATACTACTAAATTAATTCGTGATGCTGGCATTCCCATTACAAAGCCTGTTACCACTCCTCACCCTATTATTCTTAAATTGCAACATAATGATAACTCCCCTTTGTTTTCTGATTCTACATGCATACTATCGTAG